Proteins from a single region of Strix uralensis isolate ZFMK-TIS-50842 chromosome 12, bStrUra1, whole genome shotgun sequence:
- the CBFA2T3 gene encoding protein CBFA2T3 isoform X2, whose translation MNLALPRGFSPAAASRQARPVSALADNTETQAATMPDSPADVKTQSRSTPPSMPPPPPAVTQGATRHPSFTPNTNRDAGPPTFLPRGRFHGCLKWSMVCLLMNGSSHSPTAINGAPSTPNGFSNGPATSSTASLSTHQLPPACGARQLSKLKRFLTTLQQFGNDISPEIGERVRTLVLGLVNSTLTIEEFHAKLQEATNFPLRPFVIPFLKANLPLLQRELLHCARMAKQSPAQYLAQHEQLLLDANAASPIDSSELLLEVGESGKRRTPDRTKENGLDRDPLHPEHLSKRPCTMSPAQRYSPSNGLSHPPNGLGPPPAAPPLPQHYRLEDMAMAHHYRDAYRHPDPRELRERQRPAAVHGTRQEEVIDHRLTDREWAEEWKHLNNLLNCIMDMVEKTRRSLTVLRRCQEADREELNHWIRRYSDAEDMKKGSPPSARPHNSSSASEAPQLDAHREFAPRPLSGYMPEEIWRKAEAVNEVKRQAMSELQKAVSDAERKAHELITTERAKMERALAEAKRQASEDALTVINQQEDSSESCWNCGRKASETCSGCNTARYCGSFCQHKDWEKHHHVCGQTLQGLPAPAAPAMGLPPAPGQPDAVATIASSPSETGSAAASRAGTPATPAPLESASR comes from the exons ATGAACTTGGCCTTGCCGAGGGGTTTTTCCCCGGCTGCTGCCTCCCGACAGGCCCGGCCGGTGTCTGCGCTGGCAG ATAACACGGAGACGCAGGCTGCCACCATGCCCGACTCGCCAGCTGACGTGAAGACGCAGTCCAGGTCCACGCCACCCAGCATgcctccgccgccgccagccGTCACACAGGGAGCCACGCGCCACCCCTCCTTCACGCCAAACACCA ATCGAGACGCTGGCCCTCCGACGTTTCTGCCTCGCGGCCGTTTTCATGGTTGCTTGAAATGGTCGATGGTCTGTCTTT tgaTGAACGGGAGCAGCCACTCGCCAACCGCCATCAATGGGGCCCCATCCACCCCCAACGGGTTCAGCAACGGGCCGGCCACCTCCTCCACCGCCTCCCTCTCCACCCACCAGCTCCCGCCAGCCTGCGGCGCCCGCCAGCTCTCCAAGCTCAAGCGTTTCCTCACCACGCTGCAGCAGTTCGGCAACGACATCTCCCCCGAGATCGGGGAGCGGGTGCGCACCCTCGTCCTGGGGCTCGTG AACTCCACGCTCACCATCGAGGAGTTTCACGCCAAGCTCCAAGAGGCCACCAACTTCCCGCTGCGACCCTTCGTCATCCCCTTCCTCAAG GCCAACCTGCCGCTGCTGCAGCGGGAGCTGCTGCACTGCGCCCGCATGGCCAAGCAGAGCCCGGCGCAGTACCTGGCACAGCacgagcagctgctgctggacgCCAACGCCGCTTCCCCCATCGACTCCTCCGAGCTGCTCCTGGAGGTGGGCGAGAGTGGCAAGAGGAGGACGCCAGACAG GACCAAAGAGAACGGTTTGGACCGAGACCCTCTACACCCCGAGCACCTCAGCAAGCGGCCATGCACCATGAGCCCAGCTCAGCGCTACAGCCCCAGCAATGGGCTGAGCCACCCACCCAACgggctgggcccccccccagctgccccacccctgccccagcactACCGTCTGGAGGACATGGCCATGGCACACCATTACCGAGACGCTTACCGGCACCCTGACCCCCGGGAGCTCCGCGAGCGCCAGCGGCCCGCCG CGGTGCACGGGACGCGGCAGGAGGAGGTGATCGACCACCGGCTCACCGACCGGGAGTGGGCGGAGGAGTGGAAACACCTCAACAAC CTGCTGAACTGCATCATGGACATGGTGGAGAAGACTCGGCGGTCGCTGACGGTGCTGCGGCGGTGCCAGGAGGCCGACCGCGAGGAGCTCAACCACTGGATCCGGCGCTACAGCGACGCCGAGGACATGAAGAAAGGCagccccccctccgcccgcccccaCAACAGCTCCTCCGCCTCCGAGGCACCCCAGTTAG ACGCTCACCGGGAGTTCGCACCACGGCCGCTCTCCGGGTACATGCCGGAGGAGATCTGGAGGAAGGCTG AAGCTGTGAACGAGGTGAAGCGTCAGGCCATGTCCGAGCTGCAGAAGGCCGTGTCAGATGCCGAGCGGAAAGCCCACGAGCTGATCACCACCGAGCGAGCCAAGATGGAGCGAGCCCTGGCCGAGGCCAAGCGCCAGGCGTCGGAGGACGCCCTGACTGTCATCAATCAGCAGGAGGACTCGAGCGAG AGCTGCTGGAACTGCGGGCGCAAAGCGAGCGAGACCTGCAGCGGCTGCAACACGGCCCGTTACTGCGGCTCCTTCTGCCAGCACAAGGATTGGGAGAAGCACCACCACGTCTGCGGGCAGACTCTGCAGGGGctgccggcccccgccgcccccgccatGGGGCTACCGCCGGCTCCGGGCCAGCCCGACGCCGTGGCCACCATTGCCAGTAGCCCCAGTGAGACGGGCTCGGCGGCCGCTTCCCGCGCCGGCACGCCGGCCACCCCGGCTCCGCTGGAGAGCGCGTCCCGCTGA